A single window of Carettochelys insculpta isolate YL-2023 chromosome 13, ASM3395843v1, whole genome shotgun sequence DNA harbors:
- the LOC142020252 gene encoding glutamine amidotransferase-like class 1 domain-containing protein 3, mitochondrial isoform X2 produces MHVVDHVKGQPTQEKRNVLVESARIARGNIKDLATLNIKEMDALIIPGGFGVAKNLSTWAAQGKDCTVSKVVEDTLKAFHAAKKPIGLCCIAPVLAAKIFPGCELTVGHDKGSEKWPYAKTAEAMKELGCKHVNKHVNEIHVDVKNKLVTTSAFMCNAAVHEVYDGIGKMVKEVLKLA; encoded by the exons ATGCATGTGGTGGATCACGTCAAAGGGCAGCCAACGCAGGAGAAACGCAACGTGCTGGTTGAGAGTGCCAGAATCGCTAGAGGCAACATTAAGGACCTTGCCACACTGAATATCAAGGAAATGGATGCTCTGATCATACCAG GTGGTTTTGGGGTGGCTAAGAacctgagtacttgggcagcacAGGGGAAGGACTGCACGGTCTCTAAAGTAGTGGAGGACACTTTGAAGGCATTCCATGCAGCCAAGAAACCCATCGGCCTGTGCTGCATCGCCCCAGTCCTGGCAGCCAAAATTTTCCCTGGCTGCGAGCTGACAGTGGGACATGACAAAGGAAGTGAGAA GTGGCCCTATGCAAAGACTGCTGAGGCTATGAAGGAACTTGGCTGCAAGCATGTGAACAAGCATGTAAATGAGATTCACGTGGATGTGAAGAACAAGCTGGTGACAACCAGTGCCTTCATGTGTAATGCCGCGGTGCATGAGGTTTATGACGGTATTGGAAAGATGGTCAAGGAAGTACTGAAACTTGCCTAA
- the LOC142020254 gene encoding centrin-2-like isoform X1, with product MQCRHTLGGALCENEGGEGMQFGCLMLAIHLVSCSFANISKASSPKKAVEGAATRKKKAAPKLVLTEEQKQQLREAFDLLDPDGTGTIDVKDLKVPIRALGYEAKKDEMKKIISEVDKEGSGKINFDSFLYAMTQKMSEPESKEDILKAFKLFDDNGTGKISFQNLKRVAGEIGENLTDEELQEMIDEADVDGDGEVNEQEFLRIIRMNSM from the exons ATGCAATGTAGGCATACCCTGGGAGGTGCCCTGTGTGAGAATGAGGGAGGAGAGGGCATGCAGTTTGGGTGCCTAATGCTAGCCATCCACCTGGTCTCTTGTTCTTTTGCAAATATTTCCAAGGCTTCCAGCCCTAAGAAAGCAGTAGAAGGGGCAGCAACCCGGAAGAAGAAAGCGGCTCCCAAGTTGGTGCTCACTGAAGAACAGAAACAGCAGTTGCGAGAGGCCTTTGATTTGCTTGACCCAGATGGTACCGGTACTATCGATGTGAAGGACTTGAAG GTGCCCATAAGGGCACTTGGGTATGAAGCTAAGAAAGACGAGATGAAGAAAATTATATCAGAAGTTGATAAGGAAGGGTCGGGGAAGATCAACTTTGATTCCTTTTTGTATGCGATGACTCAAAAAATG TCTGAGCCGGAATCCAAAGAGGACATTCTGAAAGCCTTCAAGCTGTTTGATGACAATGGAACTGGCAAAATCTCCTTCCAAAATCTCAAACGAGTGGCTGGCGAGATTGGGGAAAAcctcacagatgaggagctgcAG GAAATGATCGATGAGGCAGATGTGGACGGAGATGGGGAAGTGAATGAACAGGAGTTCCTGCGGATTATAAGGATGAACAGCATGTAG
- the LOC142020254 gene encoding centrin-2-like isoform X2 — translation MASSPKKAVEGAATRKKKAAPKLVLTEEQKQQLREAFDLLDPDGTGTIDVKDLKVPIRALGYEAKKDEMKKIISEVDKEGSGKINFDSFLYAMTQKMSEPESKEDILKAFKLFDDNGTGKISFQNLKRVAGEIGENLTDEELQEMIDEADVDGDGEVNEQEFLRIIRMNSM, via the exons ATG GCTTCCAGCCCTAAGAAAGCAGTAGAAGGGGCAGCAACCCGGAAGAAGAAAGCGGCTCCCAAGTTGGTGCTCACTGAAGAACAGAAACAGCAGTTGCGAGAGGCCTTTGATTTGCTTGACCCAGATGGTACCGGTACTATCGATGTGAAGGACTTGAAG GTGCCCATAAGGGCACTTGGGTATGAAGCTAAGAAAGACGAGATGAAGAAAATTATATCAGAAGTTGATAAGGAAGGGTCGGGGAAGATCAACTTTGATTCCTTTTTGTATGCGATGACTCAAAAAATG TCTGAGCCGGAATCCAAAGAGGACATTCTGAAAGCCTTCAAGCTGTTTGATGACAATGGAACTGGCAAAATCTCCTTCCAAAATCTCAAACGAGTGGCTGGCGAGATTGGGGAAAAcctcacagatgaggagctgcAG GAAATGATCGATGAGGCAGATGTGGACGGAGATGGGGAAGTGAATGAACAGGAGTTCCTGCGGATTATAAGGATGAACAGCATGTAG